One window of Neptuniibacter halophilus genomic DNA carries:
- the flgL gene encoding flagellar hook-associated protein FlgL, translating into MRISTQQVFLNNIDNLNKNSSEVFKTQQQLSTGKRVLQPSDDPLASAQIQKFKKEIARSEQFAGNIDVAQRRLALEEETIEQVNNLSIRLRELAIQGKTGTLGTTDRQALASEVGEIVKSLDSLMNTKDVQGEYLFSGNKGFTKPYTLDASTGRYVFNGDDGQRFLQVGPENKVASTDSGFEVFEKIPRVSGYVEADIQQSLNLIGDVDIVGGDAEAFGDFMAANGPLTVTVTGGLLTVTDRKGQPVTADDPAVALNGYNPAANPNAPIYEIAGVEVELNTGADGTATLDVFDQHNILNTAVDLRDALNNYDGSTGEAREQFNQQMDFILDNLAGIEERNVAARSSIGGRQNALEQQDLVNEDYKLFTQEALSSFEDLDYNEAISRFQLQQTVLQASYSSFARVQELNLFNFIN; encoded by the coding sequence ATGCGAATCTCTACACAACAGGTTTTCCTGAATAATATCGATAACCTGAATAAAAACAGTTCTGAAGTGTTCAAGACACAGCAGCAGTTGTCCACAGGTAAGCGGGTATTGCAGCCTTCGGATGATCCGCTGGCATCGGCGCAGATTCAGAAGTTCAAGAAAGAAATTGCCCGTTCCGAGCAGTTCGCAGGCAATATTGACGTGGCTCAGCGCCGGTTGGCGCTGGAAGAGGAGACCATCGAGCAGGTCAATAACCTGTCGATTCGTCTGCGTGAACTGGCGATTCAGGGTAAAACCGGTACCCTCGGTACCACTGACCGGCAGGCACTTGCCTCCGAGGTGGGAGAGATCGTGAAGTCGCTCGACAGCCTGATGAATACGAAGGATGTTCAGGGCGAGTATCTGTTTTCGGGTAACAAGGGTTTTACTAAGCCTTATACCTTAGATGCCAGTACCGGCCGCTACGTTTTTAATGGTGACGATGGGCAGCGTTTTCTGCAGGTGGGGCCAGAAAATAAAGTTGCTTCAACCGATTCAGGGTTTGAAGTGTTCGAGAAAATTCCCCGGGTCTCTGGCTACGTAGAGGCGGATATTCAGCAGAGTCTGAATCTGATCGGTGATGTGGATATTGTCGGCGGTGATGCGGAAGCCTTTGGTGATTTTATGGCGGCCAATGGCCCTCTGACGGTGACAGTGACCGGCGGGTTGTTAACAGTAACTGACCGTAAAGGTCAGCCGGTCACGGCCGACGATCCGGCTGTTGCATTAAACGGTTATAACCCGGCAGCTAACCCGAATGCGCCGATTTATGAAATCGCGGGTGTGGAAGTCGAGCTGAATACGGGGGCCGATGGTACGGCAACACTGGATGTGTTCGATCAGCATAATATCCTCAATACAGCCGTAGATCTTCGCGATGCCCTGAACAACTATGACGGCAGTACTGGTGAAGCCCGCGAGCAGTTCAATCAGCAGATGGATTTTATACTCGATAATCTGGCGGGTATTGAGGAGCGTAACGTAGCAGCCCGTTCCAGCATCGGTGGCCGCCAGAATGCGCTGGAACAGCAGGATCTGGTTAACGAGGATTACAAGCTGTTTACTCAGGAAGCGCTCTCCTCGTTTGAAGATCTGGATTATAACGAGGCGATCAGCCGCTTCCAGTTGCAGCAGACCGTGCTGCAGGCATCCTACTCCAGTTTTGCCCGCGTCCAGGAACTTAACCTGTTCAACTTTATCAATTAG